The Apibacter raozihei DNA segment TTGTTATTACTCTATTATAATAAACATATCCCTGATTTCCTTCTTGGGTCTTTATCAACCACCAATTTCCTTCATTATCTAAAACTTCCACTTTCTCTCCACTTTTTATCTGTTGTATTATCTGTGAATTGGCATTATTATTTTCCCTTAAATTAGCATATCCTTCAGGATCCGAAATTACATACGTAACTGGCTCTTCTTCATACTCATCTCTAAAATACCTTTCTTCCTTATTTATATCATTTATTTCTTCACGGGTATATTGATGATATTCTTCAAATGTTTTTGTTTTAGGATTAAAGAGTAACGCTTTTTTTGAATATTTAAATTTTAAGATAATCCCATCGGATGGTGAAGGAACCAACTCCTGACTATCCATGAAAATTTTTTGCCCTTTATAAAAAGAATTAATTATTGGTAATTCATCATCATAATATTTATAAAATAATAAATTACACTTTGAAGAAACAATATATAAAGCACTACTTCTAAAATCATTTTCTTCCAGAAGAAAAGCCATATCTAAATCCTTTAAATCTTCTTCATTAGTAAAATTCCCATAGGCCACTACTTTTTTTACTCTATCTTTTATTTTCGTGAAAAAATATTTGCCATTATTTTCACCTGCAAGATATCCATTTTGTTGAAAAATACTGTATACACACATCATATATTCGGGAGACATAATTTGATAATATTCAGGAATTGTAAAAATATTTCCCACATCTACCGGCAATGCTTCTGATGCTAATTGTGTATCAGAATAATTGTAATTATCCACTAAATTGTTTTCTCTTTGAAAAAATTTTATATAGCAAAATATTCCTACACATATTAAAAGTATAATACCTGTAATAATTACTATTTTTTTATTCCATTGTTTTTTCATCTTTTTATTTTATAATTATTTATTTTCTACGTCTTCCAAAATCTATAAATTATCTTCATTAAAGTCTAAATACTCATCATTTAATATACTATATATTAAAAATTTTCCGTTTTCTACTTTCTTTACTAACAAATCTACATAAGTTCTTTTTTCGTCTTTTTCTCCAAATAACAAGAAACTTACTCTATATTCATCTTTATTTTTTAGGGGTTTTATTTTTAAAGTTTTTCTAATTATATGTCCAAAATAATCTTGTCCTTGTATAAAGGGATCATAGTCTAATATAAGATCTTCTCCATCAGACAAACTGTCTATTCTCTTTATAATGCGTTCAGAAACAAATTTTCTTTTTAAATTTTCATCATCAAAAATAGTATCACTTCCATAAAATTTTAGATAAAATTCTTTTAAAGTTTTAATTCCCTGAATAGTATCATTATTGGAATTTATTGTATCCGTAATTACTTTGTCTTGAAAAGTTGCTTTTGAATCACCTTTACAACTTGTGAAAATCAATATTAGGGAAAATAAGAGAAGCATTTTTTTCATATATGTATCAATTTTTATAAAGTATAAAATTATTCATTCCATCTATATATAGCATATTTTTTCTCTACGGAATATTGTGTCGATACCCAAAACGATTTTTGTTTAAAATCCGATACCCATTGAACTCCATTATACATTGCGATATGTTCATAAGGATGATTTTTTATTGTAACATCTGTTATAACAACTCCTTTTTATAAATAATGATAGCTATAGGCATTTTCTTAGTACAACAGGATTCGTATTATCAGATTCTAAATTAAATTCACAATCCGGAAAAATAATTTCCTTTTCTTTTTCATCATAAAACCCTATCCATAAAAAGTTAACAGTACCATTCTTTAATAAATCAATAGTTGCTATAGCTCTATTTTTTGAGAAATTACTCCAATTCATGCGCATTCCACCAGGCCCTAGATCATCTGGCTCTATCAAATACAATTCAAATTTATTGGGTTCTATTTCTTTTAGTTTTGCTCTAATATAAATTTGATTTGACATTACTGCAAAGAGGATATTATTTTCATTCTTAATAGAAATACTTGCAGGACTCTCACATGAATACCCCCAATTTCCATTAATTATATTTTTTTTATTTACTATATCAATCTTTTCGCACTCTTCTAAACTTTGACATTCAGAACAAGGTTGTTCTACTATTTTATATTTATTAGTTTCATTTGTAGATAAAAAATTTACTCCATTATATAGGTACCAATGAATTAAATTATAATTAATTTTTTCAAATGAAATTGTATCTGAATATGAACATCCTTTTTCTAAAGAAATATAAGTCCTATTTCCTTTTTCAAAAGTATTTTGAATTCTACACCTTACATCTTCTTGTCCTGTATTATCAAAAATAGAATCCTTTGTATAAGTAATACTCCTGTTATCAGCATCACAAGGCTGAAATAATATAGAATCATTTTTTTGTATTGTAAGCATTTTCCAGTTTCCAAAATTTTCTGGATTCTTACTGTTTAATATTATATTATTCTTTTTATTGTGAGAATTACATCCACAAAAAAGTAAATAGGTTAATAATGCTAGTAAAGTAATATTTTTCATTGATTAATTCTTATTTGAGTTACTGTATAAAAATTTCCATTATATACTGTCTTTCCTTTTAATGAATAGTCAGAAATATCTAAGTATAATTTATTGTTTTGACTACTACCCTTAGCTTTATAGCTTGTCCCAACATCATAAAAATGATAATATATTTTTCCATTTTCACAACCTCTTCCAATTATAACTATAAAGTGGTCTGTAGTTCCTTCATTAATACCTCCTCTATAATTTAAATCATGGTCAACTCCTACCTGAACAGGATTACCCTTTTCAAGTTGAGAATCTAAATATGATACACCTAATTTTGCTTGATCAGTTTTTATTTCTAATTTGGTATGTGTTTTATTTTCTAGAGCTGTTTGATATAGTTTATTTTTAGAAGTTTCCTTTAATCCAAAACTGACTAATATAGCATCACAAGTTTTTTTACAAGCACTATTTTGAGCTTTTTTATCTCCCCATTTAGCATTAAATTGTGTTTGCCAAACTACTTTATTACTTAAATCAACGTGTCTTTTATTGCATAATTTGCATATTGAAGATATATTAGACTTTATTGAACAGGTATCACATGTATATCCAAAATCTTTAAGAAACCCTTTTTTTAAGTGCAAATCTGTTTCCCCCGCAAGTTCTAGTTTTAAAAATTTATTATAATTTGACAATGCATTTTCCATAGTTTGGTTTGGTTGTCCATATCTACTTGGCGGTAAGCTAGCCCATTCATAACTACCATATTCTTCAAGAGCCTCTTGTATTTTATTTTTAGTAATCAAATCTAAAAAATTAGCAGATCTTTTATGCCTCAAAATTATAATACAAAGCTTATCTTGAGATTCTTGATTAAAATTAGGAATACTATATTTTTTTATATAATCATGATTTTTATCATATACGCCAGTAGGTTTAAAGTTTTTATCAAGATCTTGTCCTCCTAACCATTTATAAGTATATCCCATAATCTGATAAGCACCTGCAGCAGATGATGAATAACCTCCGGATTTAGTTATGATTTGCGGATGTGTACTCATATCCGTAAATGTTCCTCCATATCGTTTTTTATATCCACTTTCACCCTCAGTTCCTTCTTTTACCCTAAGCATTCTCATAAATGCTCTAACCCTAACTTCACATATACAATTTCCTTCTTCTTTATCTCCCTCCTTCTGTTCCGGTGCATTTTTAGTAACGGGATTTACTCCTTCCGGTTTAGGAACGGAAAAGTCGGTTTTATCTACTGTAATTGTAGTGGTAGTTACTGTTTGGTTGGTTTTGTATAGTGTTACAACAACCCATAAATCTCTGCCTGTGTTATATATTAAGCAAAGAAAAGTTGAAATAAAAATTATCTTTCTTTATGGTTAATTCTTGCCTTCTTGGTGCATCTTACTGATTAAAACTTAATTATTGGTTTTGATGTTATCATAAAAAACTAAATTTATCTTTTACCCCTTACTGTTATCACCTATGAATTTAACTGATTTTCAAATATTTATATTAAAAATAATCTTTCCTATTCTGATACATTACTTAATTATTTGACTTTTTGATATTTGAAATATTCCATTTCCAGGATTAATAAAATAAATAGGATCTCCAGAAATGAAATATTTATCATTTGATTTTTCTAAATATATAATCCCCATTTCTTTATAATTTAAATTAAATATTATTTTTATTTTATTAGAAGACTTGGGAATCGCTTTTAAATTATAATATTTTTCAGGTGGGTTATCATCAGATATATACAATAAATTAATGGAATCTAAATTAAAAATAGTTATATCAAAGCTTGTTTTTAAATTATCTTTATTATAAGATTCAACAAAGTATTTCCCTATCCATTTTTGGTTATTATCATCTGCATTTGTTTTACATGAATTTATTATTGTAAAACAAATTACTAATATAATTATATATAGTTTCTTAATCATAAAATTATTTGTATCCTTGAAATATGTATAAACCCAATATTTCCTTTTTTAGATTCTACATTCCACCAATCAATATTATTATCATTTTTCACATTTATTTCTTCATTTGATTTTATCTTCTCAATAATTACTGAAGAAGCACTAGGTTCTGATCTCAAATTACTATAACCATCTGGATCTTTTATGATAAATTTATTATTTGGATATTGTTTTAATTTTATCAACATTTCTTTTCTATTATCTAAATTCAGACTCGTATCTTTAATAATTTTCCAAAGTAATTCTTTAGTATGATCATCTTTTTTTAACACCAAATAATCTAGAAAAGGACCATCTAAATATTTGTAATTTTTATAATCATCATTTATACCCTTAACCGAATATTGATAAAATGAGACTCTTAACTTTTCTAATTCATCTAAAATATATTTTAAATGTATGTCATTTTTATATTTTTCTTGTATATATTTTCTTATTTCATAATTTTTTAAATCCCATAGTGATAATTCTTCTCTATCGTCTTCAAAATTTAAAATATTATAATTTTTATAAATAAAATCTGCCGTTTCCATTTCTGTTGTATTAATAATTAATTTTTTTTTATTTTCTTTATTATCTTGCCCTGAACATGCAGATAGTGAAAACATAAAAATTAGCAATGATAAACCAATTAAATTTTTTTTTCTCATTATTCTATTCCTTTATATAAATTATTTTCATATTTGGCCTTTCTGTCTTCAATTATGAATCTTACTGATTTTGACTTAAGTACTGGTATTTTTTTTATAAATAAATCAACAGAACTTACTTCATTACTTCCTGTAGTAATACATCCTTCAGCAAAATGGGGGCTATAATGATGAATCCTTATTCCTTCTCTTTTCCCATGTTCTCCTTCAATATAATCACCACTTTTAGTATCAGATACTTTTAGTTTATAACCCTTACTCCCAATCCCATTGGTATAATAAGTTAACCAATATAAACCTGGTGGTGTTTCATTTTTACTTCCATAACGCTTCGTACTCCTTCCTTTAGTTTTATTCCAAGCATCTCTTGCCAATTTTGTCATTATCGGCTCAGGTAACTGATTCTTTTGTTTATATTTCAAATATGTATTATAATCAATACCATTATATATTTTAACTTTATACATTAGATATTTTCCTCTATGAGCACTTGCTAACCCAATTCCATCAGGTTCTCCTGTCAAAACAATCACACAGTCATCTTTATTTTCAATTGAATTTGATTCAGCTTTTTGTAATATGGTTTGACAAGAAAATACTTGAGTTTTATTTTTTTTCCCTTCGTTATATAGATCATTAATTGCCTCTTCAAATTCCCAAACATAAGAAGACGCATCTAATCCCTTAGCTTTTAATTCTTTTCCTGTATAGTATTTTTTTTTGCCTTTACTATCAATATAAAATTCATGTTGTTCTCTTTTAAATGAAGGATTATCATCATATGCTGATTTTGGATGAGCATAAACAATATAGTTTTTATTTGTTCCTTGTCCACATGCTATAGGATAATTAACCGCTAAATATAAGTCTGTTTTCGTTTTCAATTTCCCTGAGAATCTCTTCTGTTTATAAAACTTTTCAACATAAATTAATTGTTGTTCAGCAGTCATTTTCAATAAATCTGTCCTTAAAACACCTAAATCTATGGCTGCATCTTTCCCTATTTGTATTAAACCTACATAACCATTCCTTAAATTATCCTTATGTTTTTGAAAAGTTCCACATTCAGGACTAAACGTCCTATTTGTTTCCAGAGCCATTACAGCCATTAACCAATTAGCCCCTTCATAATCTTTTTGAGGTAACCCTAGTTTCTTACTGATATCCACTACTTTTTTTCTAAACTCACAGCTTACTCTATTTCCCCAAATTAAATCATATTGTTGGCAAACGCAATCTTTTTCCTCTTTCTTCTGCATAGGAGCCTGTTTAGTAACGGGGTTTATTCCTTCCGGTTTAGGAACGGAAAAGTCGGTTTTATCTACTGTAATTGTAGTGGTAGTTACTGTTTGGTTGGTTTTGTATAGTGTTACAACAACCCATAAATCTCTGCCAGGGTTATATACAAACCTAAGCAAGGGAAAGTCGAAATAAAAATTATCTTGTTGTACTAGTATTTCATTCGAACCTATAAGGTCGGAAGGGTTAAATCGTAGTTTATTATTGGCATAAACAAAATTATCATAAACATCTATCCGAAGCTTTTCACCTTTACACTGTTGGGTATTTATGTGTATACGCACACTTTCTCCGGATGAAAGATCTCGGTTAATATCCTGATTCAGAATATCCGTAATTTGTATACTTGTTATTTTCGCATGATTTGTTGTACGGGATTTTCCATATACAACCGTTTCCTGCACTTCTTTTTTCTTAGGCTGTACCTGCGGCTGGGTTTTAGGTGTTTCTTTCTTTTTGGGTTGGGGCTTGGGAGGCAGGGGCACATAGTCCGGGTTATTTACGTCTACATTCCCACTGCTTTTTTCGGGCTCTGCCCCCTCATACCGGGTTACGGTTACGTAATATTCATGATATTTTCCTTCATCTTTCTGCCCGGCAGGGATTTTCCGGTTGGCTATAGGAGCCATGGTGGAGTAAATAAGAGAGAAAGAAACCTCGGCTCGTCCGTTTACAACCTGTGCTTGTTTGGTGGCAATAAAATTCTCTTCATTTTCCTTGCTATGCCCTGCTCCGGGGGCATCGTCTTCCCAAAGGCTGAAATACAAGGTTTCTCCTTCCATTCCGGTACACTGGGCACGGGCAAACAACGTTTCGGCATAGGACAATTTTCTCTTTATCAGGTTGCGGTTGGCATCCAGCAATTCCACTTTTTTTATTTCAGCCGTATCTTCTCCATCCAAAGCCATTAAAAATTCAGCTAGTTTTTGGGTACTGTCTTGACCTTTAAAATAAGCCTCTATGCGTATCTTTTTAGCTTTCAGTTTTTGGTTGGTAAATACAATGGTAAATTTTTGTCCGGTTTTTTCTTTTTCTAAACGCAGCTGCCTCCAATTTTCACTTCCTTCATCTACGTGAAACTGCCAGCTTATTTTTTCGGAAGGGTAATGCAGTATATTCCCTTCGCTATCCAGCAGTTGGTATTCTGTGCTTTCTCCCATTCCCAAAGACGCCTTTCCTTCAATTTTATACGAAACGGTTTCTTCCGTATCCTGCGGAATGCGCAATACGTCTCCCTCATATATAACTGGAGTATACTTACTGCCGCGTTTTTGTAACTTTATCTTTTCCGGGTTGGCCTGCACTATTTTATGCTCTTCCACCTTATATTTTTTGGAAATACCCCATAGGGTGTCTCCTTTTTGTACTGTATGTAAAATATATTCGGGCATGTTTATTTTAAGTTATCGTTGAGTAGTTATTGGATTTCCTTCCTTTTTTATTTAAATTTCAATATTAAATTCCTGCTTTATACTTCGAAACGGGTACTTTACACCTGTAAGGCTGTCTTTCTTATTATTCCGCATCATAAATGTTTTCTGCACTTTCTTGTACCGTTTCCATGTCTCCTGCCGGATTTAAGGCTTCAGCTATGAAAGAATTGACCCGCTGGTAATTTTTTTTGGAAAGCTCTGCTTGTTGCCCGTGGTAACTAATTTTAATGCATCCGGAACCGCCGGTGGGACAAGTTGCCGTACTATCTTCCAGCAGTATTTTCCCCTTATTATCTTCCAGGGTTACGTTTTCATAGTAATCCGCCCATTCCGTAACTGAAACTGTACAAGGATTTCCATTCTTTTGCGAGCAACTTCCGAAACTGTTGTTTTCAAAGGTAGCGCCCAGCTCTTGATGAGTCGCCACTAACTTGGTTTTTGCTTCTCTATCGTTTATATAACGTTTACTCTGCGTTTTTACCTTAAGGGTATCCGTAGCACTTCCAAAAAGGCACTGACAGATAGCTCCCTGGCAAACTAAGTGTTTTTCTTTCATAACTACTTTTTTATTTAACTGGTTTCCTGTTTTTCATCCATCCAAAATCCTAACGATTTTTTTTCTATTATTTTTTCCTTTTCAACAAGGGTAACATCCGACAACTCAGAGTCTCTTTCCAGCGTTAACTGCTGAATTGCTTGTT contains these protein-coding regions:
- a CDS encoding SH3 domain-containing protein; the protein is MKKQWNKKIVIITGIILLICVGIFCYIKFFQRENNLVDNYNYSDTQLASEALPVDVGNIFTIPEYYQIMSPEYMMCVYSIFQQNGYLAGENNGKYFFTKIKDRVKKVVAYGNFTNEEDLKDLDMAFLLEENDFRSSALYIVSSKCNLLFYKYYDDELPIINSFYKGQKIFMDSQELVPSPSDGIILKFKYSKKALLFNPKTKTFEEYHQYTREEINDINKEERYFRDEYEEEPVTYVISDPEGYANLRENNNANSQIIQQIKSGEKVEVLDNEGNWWLIKTQEGNQGYVYYNRVITR
- a CDS encoding DUF3828 domain-containing protein, whose product is MKKMLLLFSLILIFTSCKGDSKATFQDKVITDTINSNNDTIQGIKTLKEFYLKFYGSDTIFDDENLKRKFVSERIIKRIDSLSDGEDLILDYDPFIQGQDYFGHIIRKTLKIKPLKNKDEYRVSFLLFGEKDEKRTYVDLLVKKVENGKFLIYSILNDEYLDFNEDNL
- a CDS encoding lysozyme family protein, producing the protein MSTHPQIITKSGGYSSSAAGAYQIMGYTYKWLGGQDLDKNFKPTGVYDKNHDYIKKYSIPNFNQESQDKLCIIILRHKRSANFLDLITKNKIQEALEEYGSYEWASLPPSRYGQPNQTMENALSNYNKFLKLELAGETDLHLKKGFLKDFGYTCDTCSIKSNISSICKLCNKRHVDLSNKVVWQTQFNAKWGDKKAQNSACKKTCDAILVSFGLKETSKNKLYQTALENKTHTKLEIKTDQAKLGVSYLDSQLEKGNPVQVGVDHDLNYRGGINEGTTDHFIVIIGRGCENGKIYYHFYDVGTSYKAKGSSQNNKLYLDISDYSLKGKTVYNGNFYTVTQIRINQ
- a CDS encoding SH3 domain-containing protein translates to MRKKNLIGLSLLIFMFSLSACSGQDNKENKKKLIINTTEMETADFIYKNYNILNFEDDREELSLWDLKNYEIRKYIQEKYKNDIHLKYILDELEKLRVSFYQYSVKGINDDYKNYKYLDGPFLDYLVLKKDDHTKELLWKIIKDTSLNLDNRKEMLIKLKQYPNNKFIIKDPDGYSNLRSEPSASSVIIEKIKSNEEINVKNDNNIDWWNVESKKGNIGFIHISRIQIIL
- a CDS encoding LysM peptidoglycan-binding domain-containing protein, whose amino-acid sequence is MPEYILHTVQKGDTLWGISKKYKVEEHKIVQANPEKIKLQKRGSKYTPVIYEGDVLRIPQDTEETVSYKIEGKASLGMGESTEYQLLDSEGNILHYPSEKISWQFHVDEGSENWRQLRLEKEKTGQKFTIVFTNQKLKAKKIRIEAYFKGQDSTQKLAEFLMALDGEDTAEIKKVELLDANRNLIKRKLSYAETLFARAQCTGMEGETLYFSLWEDDAPGAGHSKENEENFIATKQAQVVNGRAEVSFSLIYSTMAPIANRKIPAGQKDEGKYHEYYVTVTRYEGAEPEKSSGNVDVNNPDYVPLPPKPQPKKKETPKTQPQVQPKKKEVQETVVYGKSRTTNHAKITSIQITDILNQDINRDLSSGESVRIHINTQQCKGEKLRIDVYDNFVYANNKLRFNPSDLIGSNEILVQQDNFYFDFPLLRFVYNPGRDLWVVVTLYKTNQTVTTTTITVDKTDFSVPKPEGINPVTKQAPMQKKEEKDCVCQQYDLIWGNRVSCEFRKKVVDISKKLGLPQKDYEGANWLMAVMALETNRTFSPECGTFQKHKDNLRNGYVGLIQIGKDAAIDLGVLRTDLLKMTAEQQLIYVEKFYKQKRFSGKLKTKTDLYLAVNYPIACGQGTNKNYIVYAHPKSAYDDNPSFKREQHEFYIDSKGKKKYYTGKELKAKGLDASSYVWEFEEAINDLYNEGKKNKTQVFSCQTILQKAESNSIENKDDCVIVLTGEPDGIGLASAHRGKYLMYKVKIYNGIDYNTYLKYKQKNQLPEPIMTKLARDAWNKTKGRSTKRYGSKNETPPGLYWLTYYTNGIGSKGYKLKVSDTKSGDYIEGEHGKREGIRIHHYSPHFAEGCITTGSNEVSSVDLFIKKIPVLKSKSVRFIIEDRKAKYENNLYKGIE
- a CDS encoding DUF4280 domain-containing protein, which produces MKEKHLVCQGAICQCLFGSATDTLKVKTQSKRYINDREAKTKLVATHQELGATFENNSFGSCSQKNGNPCTVSVTEWADYYENVTLEDNKGKILLEDSTATCPTGGSGCIKISYHGQQAELSKKNYQRVNSFIAEALNPAGDMETVQESAENIYDAE